GTTGGGCCCAATGTAATGCTTGAAGTTGAAAATATCGAATACATCCGTCCTTCTAGCATTAATGCGGACTAATTCACTGCTTTTTTGTAGAACCATTAATTACGAACCTTTGGCTTAACACCCTAAAATTTAAATGCTGAGTTATGATTACTCAGAATTGTTGATTGTAGATTAGTTGACATTTATTTTGGAGAGTAATGGCTTGGCCATTCAACTAATCAGAACCTAAGCTAACTCTATTAGTAAGCATTTTCAACTATCTCAAGGCATAATTAAATCCCCATTCCTCAGCCAGGAATCAAGAATAGTCAATTCATCCTCAAGAATCATCAGAGATATAACTTTTGAAAGGTGCAACACTCACTTAAGCAAGTGTATAAATAAATGTAGGGTATCAAAAAGACAGCAAAGTATGAATAGCACACAAGCTGCTCTAAGAGATGAAATTCGAGAACTTGCTGAAGAAGCTTTTCACCAAAAGCTGATTTCTGGGCATGGAGATGGGGCAGATATGGATGAGTATCAAATTGTTTACCAAGGTAAACCCAGGCATCTCCCACTAGAACAAGCACGTTTTTTCTTAACTAACTTGCTTTACAGAAGCCGGATTCATTAGCATTTGCCATTAAATATCATCTAATTGCACCCAGCTAGAGTTATATAGCAATTACTCTTAGTCACATAGCCAATAACGCCTCTAGAAAATACTTCTAGAGGCGGTTGACGTTGCGGATTTTATTGAGTAGATGAAAATTTAGGTACTTTTTAGGATAAATCTTTTGGTCTAATTGCGCTCACAAATGTTAATCCTATTTGTATCAAGTAATCTACCAAAGGGATGATTTGATAGTTTTAATTGTCATGGTTTAGTGAAATTTATTAACTTAAATTCAGGGGGCATCATGGTGGAAAGTAATATCAAACGGCAGTTGGTAATTATTGGGGGAGCCGAAGATAAAGAAGGAGATTCCGTAATTTTGCGAGACTTTGTACGACGCGCTGGCGGTACAAAAGCGTACATTGTGATTCTGACAGCGGCAACAGAACTACCAAGAGAAGTGGGAGAAAATTATATCAGAGTGTTTGAGCGCTTGGGAGCCGAAACTGTTCGCATCATTGATACAGAAACCCGTGAAGATGCCTCTTCATCTACCGCCTTGGAAGCTATTAAGAAAGCAACTGGTGTGTTTTTTACAGGAGGAGACCAAGCTCGGATTACCAGTATCCTTAAAGATACCGAAATTGATGTGGCAATTCACAAACGCTTCTCTGAAGGTGTAGTTGTCGCAGGTACAAGCGCGGGCGCTGCTGTGATGCCAGATAAAATGATTGTAGAAGGTGACTCCCAGACACATCCTCGAATTGAAACTGTTGAAATGGGCCCAGGTATGGGATTTTTACCAGGGGTAGTAATTGACCAGCATTTTTCTCAGCGCGGACGCTTGGGACGCTTAATTTCAGCTTTAATACTAGAACCTGCTGTCTTAGGATTTGGTATTGACGAAAATACCGCGATGGTAGTTACAGATAATCAAGTTGAAGTGATTGGTGAAGGTGCGGTGACGATTGTTGATGAATCAGAGGCTACATATAACAATATGGGCGAAATTTTGAAGGATGAGTCTTTGGCAATTTGTGGAGCAAAGCTTCATATTTTGCCACATGGCTTCAAATTTGACCTGAAAACCCGCCAGCCTATCCTAAATAATGGCTCTGTGCCAAATAGCTCTGTGCCAGTTGCTTCAATCAGCACCTAACTTTTAACAGATGTATTTAAACTACAAGTTTTATGCTTCGTGGCGGCTGCTGCCGCTAACAATACAGTTCGGTTAACAAAATCCCAAAATTTTACTTCATACATTACATTAGCAGTGGTGTACATCTGTACGCCACTACAACCGATTAACTGTGCTGCACAGATTTTTGAAAAAATAACACCAATTGATGGGGATTTCTAAGACTCAATTTCCGCATAGCTCCTTATAACTGGGAGCATCCCAATTTTGCAAATTGACTAAGATAACAGATTGTCATTGCGAACGCTCCATTTCATTCCGCTCGCAATGACAAAATATGTTTTTACACATTTGGGATGCTCCCTTATAACTGTATCTCTAATGACCAATGACTAATTTTGAGAATTTGCCTCAATTTTGTTTAACCAAATTACTAAGTCATCTGCATGAACTTCTATCTCACTTCCTAAAGTTTTGACATATAGAAGTCCATCACTAATGCTTAAATCTCTGATTGGATACCATGAATCTCTTGTCTGGATTAAAAGATCAGATGAAATTCCTAGTTGTAAAGTATTCTTGCGATATTTCCACCAAGCTCGCCATAAAAGGACAGATTTAGTACATTGCAACCTATAACCTTGAGGAACTTGGCAGTATTGATAGCAATAGAAGCCATGACTATCTATGTCACCCTTAAGAATGTAATTGTATTCTGCTAAAGCCTGATTCAGCAATTCCCAATGAGATGATTTAGATAAAATCAAAAATTCAGATGTTGTAGTATTCAGTTGGGCAGTGCTAATTATACCTTCAGCTTTTGCTGTCAAATGGTTAATTTTATAAACTGTTTGTGCTGTTAAAGACGGATTTGCCAATAAAATATCTTTTTTCTGGATAGAGTTGCCTACAAACTCCCTAACTAAATCTAAATTAGACAACATAAAATTGTTGATACTAAGTGAACTGGTGTTGTGATTTCTCTAACACTCTGTAAATTAGTATCTACACTGATTTTGTTATGATATCAGGATAATTCTGATCTATATTTATACTGTCTTTGTAGCGGGAATTTACCAAGGACATTGGTATTGAGTACTTTTACTTACTCACCACCGAGTAGCAATTTCTAGTCGCCCCAATACTTGTCGGGTTTTGGGGAAAAGGGGAAGGGGAAAGAAAAAACCTTTAACCTTTTCCCCAAACCCAATGCCGAGTTAAAAATGCACAAAGCGAGCAGTATTGCTAGTCGCCCAATACTTTATGGTGATTTTGTTAAAGTATAAAAACTGTCAGAACGAATCTGACTGCCATTTCGCCAAACTTCCACTCTTTGAGGAGTGATTAAATAAGAAAAACTACCATTATTTGCTCGATATCTGCTTTTACCAATATGCAAAGCTTGTATCTTTATCGGCTGGCTTGAATCTTGCTTTAACTGCCCAATATAAAATAACTGACCATTTTCTTCACAGACTTTTACACGAGTGCTGGCAGTCTCACCTTCAATGATGGTAGTTCCGTTGCACTTAGTATCACTGCTTATAAGTACAAAATCTCTTGGAATTGGCTGTGAAGGTGAAATTTGCTTTGCTACTCGGGGTGTCGAGACTGGGTAATTTGGGTTATCTACTTGCTGAACTTTAGAACCAGAACCAACACTTGCAGTTACGGATGTCAACAGACGAAGGGGGTCAACTGCTATTTGGCCATTTGGATGAACTTCAAAGTGCAAATGAGGTGCTGTGCTATTGCCTGTAGACCCCATCTCGGCAATAATTTGACCTTGAATGACCTGTTGACCTTTGCTCACCAACAAACGGCGATTGTGACCATAAACAGTAGTGCTACCGTCGAGATGTTTGATGGTTATGGCATTTCCCAATCCCCAATTATCCCAACCGGCTTTGACAACTATACCGGATGCGGCAGCAACAATAGGAGTTCCAGATGACCCGGCGATATCAATTCCTTCATGTTGATATTTGCGGAAGCCTTGAGAAATAAACCCTTGAGTCGGCCAGATTAAGTTAGAAGCAGGGATAGGAGTTTGCCCAATTGGGGAATCGCCTGCTAACTGTGTTAGGGCAGATGTAGCTGTACTTAATATAGCGGTTAAGGATATTAATCCAATTAGTCCATAAGTACGATATCGATAACCGATAGCTTTTTTCATAAGTTGCAAGTCTATTAAAACAATAAGGGACTGACAAATAAAAAAATATTCAATTAACTCTTGTGGGATGGGCGACAAGAGAGCCATACAGACTGGACGCTCATGTTGCCCACTCCACAATATTGGATAATTTATTTCTTGGAGTTCCCTAATTCAGACACTTTCTGATTATTTGTTGTTTCAAGGTGACTCAGAAAATATCAGGAAATAATAGAAAAATTACCCATTAAAAACACGACTGCGCCACTTATTCAATCGGGATTCTCCAATTGTGGCAGACCGTCGAGAATCAGCAATTTGCTCTTGCAAAGCTGCAATCTGTTTTGCTTGGGCGTCAGCTTGCTGTTGCAAAGATGTATATTCGCCTGTGCTGCTAACAGAACTGGAAGACTGCCAACTACTACTAAATTTTGTTGCCCCGATGCTAGCAAAGGGTCTTAAGTCTGCTAGTTGTTGTTGCAAAGCTGTAATCTGGCTTTCTTGGTCTTGAATCTTTTGCCGTAAGCTTTGTTCGCCTGCTGTGGGAGTTGCAATAAAGCCTGGAGTAGTAGTTTCTGGCTTTGGCTTGAATATTTCAGCAAGTATTGCACTCACATCGGTGGGTTTCAGTTTACCGTAAGGAGTGTTGGTAATTAGCGATCGCACCAGTTGGGGTTCATTATTCGTAACTAGGTTCTTATCACTGCTAGAATTGCTCCGCACTAGTTGCAGCATATTGGTAAATTCCAATATCTTTTTACCCGTTTGGGTTTTGTAACCCCGGTAATATGGCACTATATTATCCCCAAAGGCATCTAGATACTCGTCGCTATCAAGATAAGAATCAATATCCGCCTCAAAGCCTGATTCATCTAAAATGTTGCTGTGATAAGTTGTCTCGGAGTAGTCATCAGGAGCGCGGCCCAGTAGGTGTTTAAAGTTTAGTTCAATCGCACGGTAGCGGTAAACGTTATTAAAAAATCTGGAGCGATACAACTCTGATTTAGCAACCTGACGCACAAACTCACGAACATCAATTAGACCTTGCTTGAGTTGGGATTCTGGAACGATAAGCCGCTCACTTTCCATAATGTAGGCATTACCCAATACTTGCCGATAAACTGCCCGGATGACAATTTCGATGTCATCAGCTGAAGCAATAGTCCATAGTTCGATGGGTTCTGTTTGGGAAAATGCTTGATATTGGCGTCGGCCGGTTTTGTCGTCGATGAAGGTCTGCATATTTGGGTTCGTGTAGGTAGGAGTAACTAATGACTTTTAAAGGTAATGGGAACTAGCATCGCTTCTCTTACGAGACACGCAAGGAACGCAGAAGTAGTCAAAAGTAGCCGATATTTTAGGTTAAGAGACTTTAGAGAACCCGCAAAATAGCAATTGGCTCTCAACAATCAAAAGTCTAAAAACTTCTTTACCTAAGCTTTTAACCTGTTATTATCTGGCTGCTTACTTTTACTCAACAATGCTAAATGGTTGTTAGTTTTTAGTTTTCAGCACTTAGTTTTAGCAATAACTACTAAAGCCTAACTACTAAGCTTTGCTAATTCTCTTTACAGTCACGATTAATTTATCAAGTTTTGGGGAGCTTTTTAGTTACATTTTCTAACAAACTTAGACGGCTAACTGTTAATAACTAACAGCTAATCACGATCAGAAATTAGCAATTAGACATTAACAATTAGCCGTCAACCCCCTTGGGGAGTATTTAAAATTCAAAATTTAATTTTGAATTGGAGTTGTCAAAAAAATTTCCACAGGATAGAGACTTTCAAGGACGCTCATCAAATCTAGTGTAGAAACCACCGTATTTTATCCAGTATTGTTTCAAGGTATGATGAGGCGTATGCAAACTAGCTTTTGCCTGATATAAAATTACTTGACGATGATCGCCCATCCAAATTTTATTAATGGGGTCAACGGATATTGTTGTTCCTCCTAAAGAAGCAACACATTGAGAGAATCTCTCAATCGTTGTATATTCTAATGTCTCGAATATAAAAAAGTTACCCGAACAAATCAAGTGGCGGCTGCGAATCCAGCAGCGCATCTTTTTTTCAGCCTGTGGAGGTAACATTTTGGTTTTAACAGATTCAAGCTGAATTAACATAATGCGCTCACCGCAGGTAATTCATCAGCAAAACTTTCTCGTTTTTCAAATTGCAATGGGCCAGCAGTTGATCCCCATATTTGCTGATGGGTTTCAATATCCATACCTTTATCTAGACTTAGCCAAGTATTCTCGGTTACTTCTACTTCGCTGATTAGATATGTCTGGCATCCATTACGCTTAATCAGACATTGATTGCCTGGTTCTACACTACCTCGAAACATTTCACCTTCTCGTTGGAAAACCATTGAACAGTGATAACGCCGTTCGATGCTTTCTGGGGTGATGGTTTTGAGGATATCTAATTCACGAGCAGCGCCCGCATAGAGTATAGGATCTTTTAAGCTGTAATTTTCGATATAAATGCGATCGCCGCAATTAACTAGTTTATGTACTCCCTGGCGATAGGGTGTCCATAAATCGTGATCGTAAGCTTGTTCCGAATAAAAACCGATGGCAGAAAAAAATTCAACAGGTAAAGGACGAAAATAAATGTGAATGTGGGCGTAAAGTTGCGAATTTGCAAAAGATTGCTTGTAGTTGCTAAAATCTCCTGCCATCCAACAGGCTAAGGTGAGCAAATCGCTGGCGTTGGTGCTAGATTCTCTGGGCGCTATAGTCACGTCGCTTCGCTCCAAATTCAAAATTCACGTATTACAATCTCCATAAATAAATTTAGGAGCTTGTATCCTTTTATGTTTTAACCTGATATTTGCTAACTGGTTGAACTTGACAAAGAGCGAATCTCTGAAGAAAAGGAAGCTGTTGTCACACCTTTACCATCACTGGTTTTAATCATCGCTACCCGAAATCGGAGATTTGGGTTAGCAAACCAAATTCGCTCCTCAGCAGCAGCAAGTTCATACTCTGTTAGTAGGGTAAAAACACCATCGTCACTCAAATGATACTTAGCCACTGCGGGAATCGTTTCGGCGTATCCCTTGTCTCGTAGTAGTTTGCCTCTAGAAGGATTTTCGATATCGGGAATTGGCACTAGCACAGTAGTACCAGAGATTGGTTTATCATCCCAGTCTGACTCACCTTCCCAAGTCATCCGAAAGGGGTGGGTGATACTGGCGGGGTCAGTGCCATACAATTGACAGATTGCTATTACTGACGGATCATCGGTGGATAGAGACTCAATGTCAATGTTAGACAGCACTTCTTCAAAATGGGCGAATGCTAAATGATGACCGCTACGCTGCGATCGCCATCGTCCAATTGAAAGTTCAAAGAATTCAGTAATTTCCATTAGAAAAGTTATCTTAAAAAGTAGCTTAAAATTCAAGAGATATCTTGGCTAAAAAGTTATTCTCCTAGTCTATATACTAGCTTTCTCGATCACAACTGCATTTAGGAGTGCTGAGTGCTGAGTGCTGAGTTCCGAGTTATTATTCTCCCCCCAGTCCCCAGTCCCCAGTCCTCTATTTAAGCAACTTCAGTGATACTGATAATTTTGCCGCCTGTCCGATGAATGTTTTGCACTTGTCCAGATAGCTGATTGTAGTTAACTACATATTCCAGCTTGCCTAGACGGGTAGGGAGATTCGCTGAACCTTTGACTGCCTTAATCAGGAAACGTTTGCTGGTGCTGTTTACACTAGAACCAGCAGCGGGAGCCTTGATGGATGTGGGTAGATTTGAACCAACATCGCTGATCAGTTTAGCTTTGCGATCGCTGTCGCTGCTAGCTACTCCTCTCAGTAAGGCAAAGGTGCGGTTAAAGGTAACATTCTTAATTCCGATTTGGGAGCTAGTGCTACGAACATAAGGAACAATATTCTCGCCGAAATTCTTCTGATACTCTTCGCTATCGATATAGGATTCGATCTCAGCATCATAGCCCTGTTCATTGTAGATGCGGACGTGTTCGGAAATTTCTGCCTGATCAGCAGGAGGACGGCCTAGTAAGTGTTTGAAATTCAGTTCAATGAACCGATACTGAGAAGAAGAACTGAAAAACAGGGATTGATAAAGCTCTGATTTGGCAACGATGTTAACGAATTCACGGACGCTGATTTTGCGATCGCGCAATTGCGATTCTGCTGTGGCTAGTCGCTCACTTTCCAACAAGTGAGCATTGCCCAAAACCTGTTTATAAACTGCCCGAATCAGTGTTTGTAATTCACTTTCGCTGGTGTTCGGACGCAGTTCAACATTAGGTGAATCAATTGCCCAAAGTGACATTAAATTATCTCCTGAAAAACGCTAATTAAATTTCCGAGCATCCTACCCCTTAGAGAGGTGGAATTTCCCTTCAGTTGTCAGTTATTTTTGCTACTGACTAGCTTTTGTAAAACTTTAGTTTGTAAAAATGCGTTAAATATCTTCGTATATGACAACTGACGGCGGAATTCATCAAACCTCAAATAGTCTTACCAATTCCCATTTCCATAGAGAAATTCGACCACAATCAATAGAATCAGTATCTTCAAACAGAGTGATTTCTAACCGTGATGCTGGTCTGAAAGCCATTTAAACTATCTCCCAGTTAACAACTAAATTTTATGAGAAGGATGTTCAGAAAATGTAAAAAAAACTTTATATCATTCTGACAAAGGGGAAGCCATAAAGACTTTAAACCCTTATTAGTCTTGATGATTTTTAGTTTTTGCATTGTTTGACTTTATATATTCTGATACGATGATGAAGCTATATTTGTTAAAAATTATTAAGTTAAATAATACTTTACTTTAGAAAAATTTCATCTTTTTTTAGTATTTGATTGGGGACTGGGGGAGAAGCAAGGGAGCAGGGAGAAGAATTTTCCCCTCCGCCCCCCGCACCCTGCCTCTTTTCAATGCCCAATGCCCTTGGTTCAATCTTCTGAGAATGCGATCGCCATTTGGTGGCATCTGTAAAATAAAGTAAAGAATAGCTGTAGTAAATGCACCTATGGAAATCCATCAAATCCAAGCTGAACTGAAGAACCCAGATTTTCAATATCGTCTGAAGGCGATCGCGGCCCTCGATAATTATGAATCAGAAGTTGCAGTTCCTCTGCTCACGAGTAAACTTCATGACTCAGAATTTTTGGTGCGTTCTTTTGTGGCCAGGGGTTTGGGTAATCAACAATCAGCAGAATCTTTTGCGGCTTTGATGCAAATTATGAAATTTGACGATACCCCCAACGTGCGAGCAGAGGCGGCAAATTCTTTATCGTTATTTGGCAGAGTCGCAGTTTCTCATCTAGTTTTAGCATTTTATCAGGATGACCACTGGCTAGTGCGGCGGAGCATTTTGGCTGCGATCGCTGAAATGGATTGCCCTGAAGAACTATTTGATATCTGCATTCAAGGTTTAAAAGATGAAGATTTTACCGCTCAAGAATCTTCTGTGGATGCACTCGGCTTATTAGCTAATTCTAGCCAACATACTGCGGCATTATCCCAAATACTAACGTTAGTGAATGATGAATCTTGGCGGATGCGCGTGCGAGTTAGCTATGCCCTCAAACGATTTGACGAGCCGGAAGCAAAAGCAGCCCTGAACCAACTCCGACAGGATGAGGATCACCGAGTTGTCGGCGCTGCTTTAGAGGACTTGTTGCCAAATTGAAGGGGGCAGGAGGCAGGAGGCATCAGATAATCCCAAAACACTTGTATAGACGGCGATTTATCGCGTCTCGAAAACCTAAAATTGTTGCCAGTAGCCCTTAACCCAAGCGTTGGGTAGTTTTCCTCTTGCCTTTCTTGATAAAACTTGATTTGAATAATAGACATCTCCGAAAATGAATGTAGAGACGTAGCAGTGCTACGTCTCTACAAGGATTCTGGATAACGCATATTTAATTTCTGGAGATGTCTAATGTAAATATATGAATCTACCTTAAATTTGACAAAAATATCCGGTTAATCTGCCAAAATCTGGAATAAAAGATCAACTTTTTCGAGATGAGGAGGCATTTGTGACCGAAAACGACTTATGAGACAGAGCAACTAAATTTATTTATGGGGATCATTAATTTTGAATTTTGAATTTTGAATTCGGAGCGAAGCGACGTGACTGATATACAAACTGGTCAAATGACTTGGCGACTACCAGGTTCCTCAGAATGCGCCTTACATTTGCGGCATAATGCTTCAGAACCTTGGCGATCGTATAAAGAATTTCCACAATATGTTCTACCCGATCCGCCTGGCTTTTCCGAAGGATACGCTACATTTTTAGCGCTCCTGAAAAAAAACTGGCAGCCTTTCTAAAAAGTGCTGAGTGCCTAAAAGTCGACTCAGGACTCGGAACTCAGCACTCTCTAGGTACTCAGTTTGCTCAAGTACTCAAACTCTCACGAGTTGTTTTGCGGGTGTAAGCGTTCCAAACGTCGAGTTCTGAATATGGACGGCTGGACAGCATGGCTCTAGTTGCTTCTGTCAGTCCTTGGGCAAGAGTAAAATCTGCTCCAGCGATACTTTGAAGATGCTCCATCTCTGCATCACTGAGGTCAGTTGCTCGCAGGTCTGTATCTCGCAAATCGGCTCCAGTCAATCGAGCATTTCGCAAACAAGCCCCTGTCAAATAAGCTTTCGTCAGGTCAGCCCCACTCAGAGAGGCATCTTGCAAATTAGCTTCTGTCAAGTCAGCACCACTCAGATAGGCTCCACGCAGATTAGCACCTTGTAAATCTGCATTTCTTAAAGAAGCTGTATTCAGAAAAGCACCATTGAGATTAGCACCCGGCCCTACCGCTCCAGAAGCTTTGTAATTATATTCTGGGGGCCATTTCGTTTGTGAATCATAACGCGCTACTTGGAGTTTGGCTCCCTCCAAATTTGCGCCACTGAGATTTGCTTGTTGAAGATCGGCACGGTTTAAATAGGCTCCCTGCAAATCAGCCCCACTTAAATCGGCTCCTCGCAGATTTGCACCTCGCAAATCTGCCCGACTCAAATCGGCATGACTCAAAACCAACCCACTGAGGTCGGCTCCTAATAGCTTGGCTTTACTCAAGTTAGCTTTTTGTAAATCGACTTCTCTTAGGTTGAATTGGTACAAATCGACCCAATCCACAGCGATTCCGGCTTTGAGGGCTGTTAAGATTTCTGGAGTTGGACTGGGGCGAACGCTAGTAATAAGTTGAATTTCACTATTTGTCATCAGCTGATTAAAATATAACTTTTGGAGTTATTCTACACTTTAGCTAAATCGCGACTTCATCTCATCACTCAGTATTTAATAACGCCAAAATTTGATAAAACGAGGTTTCAAAACAGATGCATATAATACCGCCCTTGGCAATGATCGAATTCTTCCGTAAAAGTGAGGGTACATGGTTTACGGAACGTTCCGTTCATCATTTTGACTCGGCGGCAGATGAGTCAGGGGAATCGAATTTGATTATTAAAGTCCTAGAAAAGGATGATCCAAAAGTCCAAGAAGTTTGTATAGCCCAAGGGATAGACCCTACGAAAGCAACAGGCGGTGCTAGCTTTTCATGGCAGGCTAATCTGGATACCAGGCTCCCAAATACTGATAATGCCGCCATTTTGGTTGATGTTCCCGACGAAACCAGGCGTTTTGGAAAACTGATCCGCAACCAGGGCTATGTTGAGAGCATCCCGGTTGTGAGTCGGTATCGGTTTGCTGATGATGGAGTGCTGACCATTGATACTGACTATGACAATAATCAAGGTCAGGAACGTTGTTGGTTTGTTACGGATGATTTTCGTGTCAGGGTCAGTACAGTACGAATGATGAACGGAGTCAACTTGATGACTTATTGTTCTGAACGTCGTTGTATTTCCCAAGAAGCCTTGGAGCAAATGATCGGTCGCAATCATACTAGGCGTTAGGGGGGAGTGGGGACTGGAGAAGAAGCAAGGGAGCAGGGAGCAAGGGAGAAGAGTTTTCTCCTTTGCCCCCCCCGCCCCTCTGCCTCTTTTCAATCCCCAATGCCCCATTAAGGAATGTTGCTTTGTTTCTCATAAATGAGACGTGCATGATTGCCATAACTTATTTTCATGCAAGGGTTAACAAATCATGCTCCATGTATAAGCCTTTCCTGGAATTTTTAGAAAAAGAGCTATTTCAGCGGTTTGATTTACAAAGTAGGGTTATTCCCCCTGGTTTGGAATTCAAAGTTAGCGATCGCGGCAGAAACCCAGCAACTATCCGCAGTTGGTGTTACCAATCTCAAGAGTTGCGGAAAATTCGCTATACCTATATTGATGCCGGGGAGAGTGCCCAAATTTTTAACAGCGTAGTTTATCCCAGTCATAACTACGATCTACCTCTGTTAGGGATTGATTTTTTATCCTTTGGTAAAGTTAAAAACCTGATTGTGCTTGATTTTCAGCCTTTGTTTCAGGATGAAGATTATCAAAACAAATATATCGTTCCGCTAAAATCTCTCCACGATAAATACCCAGATTTGGCGCAAAACTTAGAAATGAAGTTTTACGATGCCAACCAGTATTTTTCTAAGTACCTATTGTTTGCTAAAACAGACCCGGAAACAGTGGCAACGCGAGTCTTTGAAGCTTTTCAAGATTATTTAAACTTGTATTGGCAAATGCTAGCAGATGCCCAACCGCTCCAAGATCCAGAAGATATTCAGCGGATTGTCAAAGCCCAAAAAGACTATGACCAATATAGTGCAGACCGCGATCCTGCATCTGGTTTGTTTAGCAGCTACTTTGGCCATGAATGGGCAGAGCGCTTTCTCCATGAATTCTTATTTGAAGATGCTGTTCCTTTAGCGGTTGCTGCCGGCAAAAGATGACTATTGTTGGGTATTGGGAAAGAAGAGGCAGAACGCAGAAGTTCTTTAATTTTGAATTTTGTTAGCGCAGCGTAAAGCCTTCGGCATGGCTTCGCTTAGAGCGAGTCTGCGTTCGCTTTTAGCGTCTCGTAGAGAGCGTCATTTTGAATTTTGAATTGGAGCGAAGCGACTGTGACACTGTATCAGCCATTTCTTGATTATGCGATCGCCTATATGCGATCGCGCTTGGATTTACAACCTTATCCCATCCCCGCTGGGTTTGAATCAAAGAGTGCTGTTGTGGGCAAGGGAAAGAACGAAGAAGAGGTTGTCACCACCAGTTATGCTTTTCAAACTACAAAATTACGGCAGATTCGCGCAGCTCACGTACAGGGTGGCAATTCGTTGCAAGTACTGAATTTTGTAATTTTCCCCCACCTTAACTACGATTTACCCTTTTTTGGGGCGGATCTGGTCACATTGCCTGGCGGGCATCTCATAGCTTTGGATATGCAGCCCTTATTTCGTGATGATTCAGCATATCAGGCAAAATATACTGAACCGATTCTGCCCATTTTCCACGCTCATCAACAGCATC
This Nostoc sp. C052 DNA region includes the following protein-coding sequences:
- a CDS encoding phycobiliprotein lyase, with product MHIIPPLAMIEFFRKSEGTWFTERSVHHFDSAADESGESNLIIKVLEKDDPKVQEVCIAQGIDPTKATGGASFSWQANLDTRLPNTDNAAILVDVPDETRRFGKLIRNQGYVESIPVVSRYRFADDGVLTIDTDYDNNQGQERCWFVTDDFRVRVSTVRMMNGVNLMTYCSERRCISQEALEQMIGRNHTRR
- a CDS encoding 15,16-dihydrobiliverdin:ferredoxin oxidoreductase, whose product is MYKPFLEFLEKELFQRFDLQSRVIPPGLEFKVSDRGRNPATIRSWCYQSQELRKIRYTYIDAGESAQIFNSVVYPSHNYDLPLLGIDFLSFGKVKNLIVLDFQPLFQDEDYQNKYIVPLKSLHDKYPDLAQNLEMKFYDANQYFSKYLLFAKTDPETVATRVFEAFQDYLNLYWQMLADAQPLQDPEDIQRIVKAQKDYDQYSADRDPASGLFSSYFGHEWAERFLHEFLFEDAVPLAVAAGKR
- a CDS encoding phycoerythrobilin:ferredoxin oxidoreductase — translated: MTLYQPFLDYAIAYMRSRLDLQPYPIPAGFESKSAVVGKGKNEEEVVTTSYAFQTTKLRQIRAAHVQGGNSLQVLNFVIFPHLNYDLPFFGADLVTLPGGHLIALDMQPLFRDDSAYQAKYTEPILPIFHAHQQHLSWGGDFPEEAQPFFSPAFLWTRPQKTTVVETQVFAAFKDYLKAYLDFVEQAEPITDSQNLAAIEQAQLRYLRYRAEKDPARGMFKRFYGAEWTEEYIHGFLFDLERKLTAIN